A stretch of the Acetonema longum DSM 6540 genome encodes the following:
- the iolD gene encoding 3D-(3,5/4)-trihydroxycyclohexane-1,2-dione acylhydrolase (decyclizing) — protein sequence METMRLTMGQALLKFLDNQYVEFDGVVNKFVKGVFTLFGHGIVVGFGEALERYQGDMAVYQGKNEQGMAHAAIGYAKQKNRREIIACTSSIGPGALNMVTAAATATVNRIPLLLLPGDTFACRQPDPVLQQVENPSSLSITANDAFKPVSRYWDRVVRPEQLMTAMIHAMRVLTDPADTGAVAICLPQDAEGEAYDYPVEFFARRVHHIARRIPTRSELEHAVAKTITKKKPLLICGGGVVYSEAGDALIEFAEKFRIPFCETQAGKGAAPWNHGLNLGGVGVTGGLAANRVAAAADLVIAVGTRLSDFTTASKWLFQNPDVDFLTINVNAFDACKMNAMTVIADAREGLQAFGAALEAAGYQSVYSGEIETAKAEWDREVDRLCSIDLAQGLSQTRALGEIAKMIGEDAVIVGSAGSLPGDLQRLWRPVKPKTYHMEYGFSCMGYEINAALGVKMAEPQREVYAMAGDGSYLMLHSELLTSIQEGYKINVLLFDNCGFGCIENLQNSKGIPSFCTQTKFRDPATGRLTGRDMPVSYAECAGGYGAKTYTARTIEELKASLASAKKDTVSTLIDIKVLPGTMTDGYESWWRVGVPEVSENPDVVKAHELLVKEVSKTKKF from the coding sequence ATGGAGACGATGCGGCTTACCATGGGCCAGGCGCTGCTTAAGTTCCTTGACAACCAATATGTGGAGTTTGATGGTGTTGTCAACAAGTTTGTGAAGGGCGTATTTACCCTTTTTGGGCACGGCATTGTAGTGGGTTTTGGCGAAGCTTTGGAGCGGTATCAGGGCGATATGGCCGTATATCAAGGAAAGAATGAGCAGGGCATGGCCCATGCGGCCATCGGTTACGCTAAACAAAAAAACCGGCGGGAGATTATTGCCTGTACTTCGTCTATTGGTCCGGGAGCCCTTAATATGGTGACTGCTGCAGCCACGGCCACTGTCAACCGGATTCCCCTGCTGCTGCTGCCGGGAGATACTTTTGCCTGCCGGCAGCCTGATCCGGTACTGCAGCAGGTGGAAAATCCGTCCAGCCTGTCCATTACCGCCAATGATGCGTTTAAGCCGGTATCCAGATACTGGGACAGGGTGGTGCGGCCCGAGCAGTTGATGACGGCGATGATCCATGCCATGCGGGTTTTGACCGATCCGGCGGATACCGGCGCCGTTGCCATATGTTTGCCGCAGGATGCGGAAGGCGAAGCCTATGATTATCCTGTTGAGTTCTTTGCCAGGCGGGTTCATCACATTGCCAGAAGGATACCTACCCGCAGCGAGCTTGAACACGCCGTCGCTAAAACGATAACCAAGAAAAAACCCCTCCTGATTTGCGGCGGCGGTGTCGTATATTCGGAGGCTGGCGATGCACTCATCGAGTTTGCGGAAAAGTTTAGGATCCCTTTTTGCGAAACACAGGCCGGCAAGGGAGCCGCACCCTGGAATCACGGCCTGAATCTTGGAGGTGTCGGAGTTACCGGCGGGCTGGCGGCAAACAGGGTCGCCGCCGCAGCGGATCTCGTCATTGCAGTGGGGACCAGGCTTTCAGATTTTACAACAGCATCCAAATGGTTGTTCCAAAACCCGGACGTAGACTTCCTGACGATTAATGTAAATGCTTTTGACGCCTGTAAAATGAACGCCATGACGGTTATCGCCGATGCCAGGGAGGGATTGCAGGCATTTGGCGCTGCGCTTGAAGCAGCGGGGTATCAATCCGTCTATAGCGGAGAAATTGAAACGGCCAAGGCGGAATGGGACAGGGAAGTTGACCGGCTTTGCAGTATCGACCTGGCGCAGGGCTTATCCCAGACCAGGGCTTTAGGCGAAATCGCCAAAATGATCGGCGAAGATGCCGTTATTGTGGGATCGGCAGGCAGTTTGCCAGGCGATTTACAACGTTTATGGCGACCGGTAAAGCCTAAAACCTATCACATGGAATACGGTTTTTCCTGTATGGGTTATGAGATCAATGCCGCGCTGGGGGTGAAAATGGCCGAGCCGCAGCGGGAAGTGTATGCGATGGCTGGCGACGGCAGTTATCTGATGCTTCATTCCGAGCTGCTCACCAGCATTCAGGAAGGCTATAAAATTAATGTGCTCCTGTTTGACAATTGCGGCTTTGGCTGTATCGAAAACCTGCAGAATTCTAAAGGAATTCCCTCGTTTTGCACTCAGACCAAATTTCGCGACCCGGCCACCGGCCGGTTAACAGGCCGGGATATGCCGGTCAGCTACGCGGAATGCGCCGGAGGGTATGGCGCTAAGACCTATACGGCCAGAACCATAGAAGAATTGAAAGCGTCGCTGGCCAGCGCCAAAAAGGACACGGTGTCAACGCTCATTGATATAAAGGTCCTGCCCGGGACAATGACCGACGGTTACGAGTCATGGTGGCGGGTCGGCGTACCCGAAGTGTCGGAGAATCCCGATGTGGTGAAAGCCCATGAACTGCTTGTGAAGGAAGTTAGCAAGACAAAAAAATTTTAA
- the iolE gene encoding myo-inosose-2 dehydratase, with translation MFDKSKVLLGIAPIAWTNDDMPELGRENTFEQCVSEMALAGFSGSEVGNKYPKNPKVLKQALDLRGIRIASAWFSSFLTTRPFEETAAPFLKHRDFLHEMGAKVIVVAEQGHSIQGRIDTPVLERKPQFTAAEWESLARGLEKLGKLGQEKDMHIVYHHHMGTGVQTAAEIDQLMMMTGEKLVYLLFDTGHLAFSGENPQQVLKKYVKRVKHVHLKDVRQDILVKVASEKMSFLQAVKAGVFTVPGDGMIDYEPLFAEFASNNYEGWFVVEAEQDPALANPLEYAVKARKYIREKAGL, from the coding sequence ATGTTTGATAAAAGCAAAGTGCTTCTAGGCATTGCCCCCATCGCCTGGACCAATGATGACATGCCTGAACTGGGGCGAGAAAACACTTTCGAGCAATGTGTGAGCGAAATGGCCCTGGCCGGGTTCAGCGGCAGCGAAGTCGGCAATAAGTACCCAAAAAATCCCAAAGTGTTAAAACAGGCATTGGATTTGCGCGGCATACGCATTGCCAGCGCGTGGTTCAGTTCCTTTCTGACCACCAGACCTTTCGAAGAAACTGCCGCCCCCTTCCTAAAGCACCGTGACTTCCTGCACGAAATGGGCGCCAAGGTGATCGTTGTCGCCGAACAGGGCCACAGTATCCAGGGAAGGATTGATACCCCGGTGTTGGAGCGCAAGCCTCAGTTTACGGCGGCGGAGTGGGAAAGCCTGGCCCGGGGGCTGGAAAAACTGGGAAAACTGGGGCAAGAGAAAGACATGCACATCGTCTATCACCATCACATGGGTACGGGCGTGCAAACGGCGGCCGAAATTGATCAGCTGATGATGATGACGGGTGAAAAGCTGGTATATCTGCTGTTTGACACCGGCCACCTGGCTTTTTCCGGCGAGAACCCGCAGCAGGTTCTGAAAAAATACGTCAAACGTGTCAAACATGTACATTTAAAAGATGTCCGCCAAGATATCCTGGTTAAAGTGGCCAGCGAAAAAATGAGCTTCCTGCAGGCGGTCAAAGCGGGTGTCTTTACTGTGCCGGGCGATGGGATGATCGATTATGAGCCGCTGTTCGCAGAGTTTGCCAGTAACAATTACGAAGGATGGTTTGTGGTTGAAGCCGAACAGGACCCGGCGCTGGCAAATCCGCTTGAATATGCCGTCAAGGCAAGAAAATATATCAGAGAAAAGGCAGGTCTATAA